From the Sphingomonas aliaeris genome, one window contains:
- a CDS encoding S8 family peptidase, with protein sequence MPNPAPSPAPSPSPTTINYDTSEYRATVGAVSMNALAAYQRNATGAGITVGVIDTGLDTGSEEFPGRISSASANVAGGTGTDDDDGHGTAVAFTLAGRRNGTGAHGVAFDASLLVLRADTPGTCATGGSEADCSFTDNAIARGVDLAVTSKARVINMSLGGSGANATLLAAINRATAAGIIVVISAGNEFDTDPAGAVNPDAFAQIANNSAARGLVIVAGAVNTNGTISAFSNRAGNTASHYLTAVGEQVRAPCENSSICLWSGTSFAAPQISGAVALLAQAFPNLSGSQIVSILFSSARDAGTTGVDVTYGGGILDLTRAFQPIGTASVAGAAMPISLDANATLSAPMGDAKQGVLGAVILDRYDRAFAIDLARTVNRTGLSRGFVNSLQSTTRNIATATKDMAVEVTLAARSGAFRSDDRTLLPGQDGVRARPVAGLVTQRLGADAQFAMGFAQGGGTLSARLAGRREPAFLVAREPLSEQGFDGRIKGSAALRNRLGSWGVTAAMESGTVVNFAETGPLPGARPAYLRSAYDRSSLTVDRQDGALVSAISFSRLGEGDSVLGAHFGNAFGASRATSWFVDAVARLDAGGGWYLGGSTRQGWTMADVRGGLSGSGLIRTMAFAADLGRDGLFARDDSFGLRLAQPLRVASGGIDLRLPVNYDYATGAPDAWLTQRFNLAPDGREVDIEARYSIGLGGGVLQTNLFWRRQPGNYAALPADRGGAIRFALGF encoded by the coding sequence GTGCCCAATCCCGCACCCAGCCCCGCCCCATCGCCGTCGCCGACCACGATCAATTACGACACGTCCGAATATCGCGCCACGGTTGGCGCGGTGTCGATGAATGCCCTCGCGGCCTATCAACGGAACGCGACGGGCGCCGGGATCACCGTCGGCGTGATCGATACGGGTTTGGACACCGGCAGCGAGGAATTTCCCGGCCGCATTTCCAGCGCGTCCGCCAATGTCGCGGGCGGCACCGGCACGGACGACGATGACGGGCACGGCACGGCCGTCGCTTTCACGCTGGCCGGCCGACGGAACGGCACCGGCGCCCATGGCGTAGCCTTCGACGCGTCGCTGCTCGTCCTGCGCGCCGACACGCCGGGCACCTGCGCGACCGGAGGTTCCGAAGCGGACTGCTCGTTCACCGACAATGCCATAGCCCGCGGCGTGGACCTTGCCGTCACCAGCAAGGCGCGCGTCATCAATATGTCGCTGGGCGGTTCGGGCGCGAACGCCACCCTTCTCGCGGCAATCAATCGCGCGACGGCGGCGGGGATCATCGTCGTCATTTCCGCCGGCAACGAATTCGACACCGATCCGGCCGGCGCGGTGAATCCGGATGCCTTCGCCCAGATAGCCAATAACAGCGCCGCGCGCGGCCTCGTCATCGTCGCAGGGGCCGTCAACACCAACGGAACCATCTCCGCCTTCAGCAACCGCGCCGGCAACACTGCCAGCCATTACCTGACGGCAGTCGGCGAACAGGTTCGCGCACCCTGCGAGAACAGCAGCATCTGCCTGTGGTCCGGAACATCCTTTGCCGCACCACAGATTTCCGGAGCGGTCGCCTTGCTGGCCCAGGCCTTCCCGAACCTCAGCGGAAGCCAGATCGTCAGCATCCTCTTCTCGTCCGCGCGCGACGCCGGAACGACCGGAGTGGATGTGACCTATGGCGGCGGCATACTGGACCTCACGCGAGCGTTCCAGCCGATCGGGACCGCATCCGTGGCGGGTGCTGCCATGCCCATCTCGCTCGACGCGAACGCGACGCTTTCCGCGCCAATGGGGGACGCGAAGCAGGGCGTACTGGGTGCGGTGATCCTCGATCGATACGATCGCGCCTTCGCGATCGATCTGGCCCGCACGGTCAACCGCACCGGACTCTCGCGCGGCTTCGTCAACTCGCTGCAATCCACCACGCGCAACATCGCGACGGCGACGAAGGACATGGCAGTGGAGGTAACGCTCGCCGCCCGATCCGGCGCGTTCCGATCCGACGACCGGACGCTCCTTCCCGGTCAGGACGGCGTGCGAGCGCGGCCAGTCGCCGGGCTGGTCACCCAGCGCCTCGGCGCCGACGCGCAATTCGCGATGGGTTTCGCACAGGGCGGCGGCACGCTGTCCGCACGTCTGGCCGGCCGCCGCGAACCAGCATTCCTGGTCGCCCGCGAGCCGTTGTCCGAACAGGGTTTCGACGGCCGGATCAAGGGTTCCGCGGCGTTGCGCAACCGCCTTGGCTCGTGGGGCGTCACCGCCGCGATGGAAAGCGGAACGGTCGTGAATTTCGCCGAAACCGGGCCCCTGCCCGGCGCTCGTCCGGCATACCTGCGCTCGGCCTATGACCGTAGTTCGCTGACGGTCGATCGGCAGGACGGCGCGCTCGTTTCCGCCATATCCTTCTCTCGACTCGGTGAAGGCGACAGCGTTCTCGGTGCGCATTTCGGCAATGCGTTCGGTGCGAGCCGTGCCACAAGCTGGTTCGTCGATGCGGTCGCCCGGCTCGATGCCGGCGGTGGCTGGTATCTCGGCGGATCGACGCGTCAGGGATGGACGATGGCCGACGTCCGCGGGGGGCTGTCAGGTTCGGGACTGATCCGCACGATGGCCTTCGCTGCCGATCTCGGCCGTGACGGCCTGTTCGCCCGCGACGACAGCTTCGGGCTGCGTCTTGCCCAACCGCTTCGGGTCGCCAGCGGCGGGATCGACCTGCGCCTGCCGGTCAATTACGACTATGCGACCGGCGCACCCGATGCGTGGCTGACGCAGCGCTTCAACCTGGCGCCCGATGGCCGGGAAGTCGACATCGAGGCGCGCTACAGCATCGGGCTGGGCGGCGGCGTGCTGCAGACCAACCTGTTCTGGCGTCGGCAGCCCGGCAATTACGCCGCTCTTCCCGCCGATCGCGGCGGCGCCATCCGTTTTGCCCTCGGCTTCTGA
- the wecC gene encoding UDP-N-acetyl-D-mannosamine dehydrogenase, with product MVSDAELNVVVVGLGYIGLPTAAVIARTGAQVLGIDVTQSVVDTVNSGKVHIEEVDLDGLVSGVVARGNLRASMQIAPADVFVIAVPTPFADDHAPNIGYVLRAATTIATVLKAGDVVILESTSPVGTTEKVRDLLAELRPDLKVPGRTTEIPDIAIAYCPERVLPGRILVELIDNDRVIGGITPRCARKALGFYRRFVRGACVTTTSRAAEMTKLTENAFRDVNIAFANELSRVADTMDVDVWDVIRLANRHPRVNILSPGPGVGGHCIAVDPWFLVHADRDNTPLIRTAREVNDAKCDYTVDRAADLIAANPNLPVACLGLAFKANIDDFRESPALKVATELARRFGDRIHVVEPYAAALPSEFDGTGAKLTDIDTAIESCGIMIVLVDHDVFKSVPVDERADKLVYDTRGIWPDQPRSVVRPEPLRLVV from the coding sequence ATGGTTTCGGATGCTGAACTGAACGTCGTGGTCGTGGGCCTTGGCTATATCGGCCTGCCCACCGCCGCCGTCATCGCCCGCACCGGCGCGCAGGTGCTCGGCATCGACGTCACCCAGTCCGTGGTGGACACGGTCAATTCCGGCAAGGTCCATATCGAGGAAGTCGATCTGGATGGCCTCGTCTCCGGCGTTGTCGCACGCGGCAATCTGCGCGCGTCGATGCAGATCGCACCCGCCGATGTGTTCGTCATCGCCGTGCCCACGCCCTTCGCCGACGATCACGCGCCGAACATCGGCTATGTCCTGCGCGCGGCAACGACGATCGCCACCGTGCTCAAGGCCGGCGACGTCGTCATTCTGGAATCCACCTCGCCCGTCGGTACGACCGAAAAGGTCCGCGATCTGCTCGCCGAGCTTCGCCCCGACTTGAAGGTCCCCGGTCGCACCACCGAGATCCCCGACATCGCGATCGCCTATTGCCCCGAGCGCGTCCTGCCGGGGCGGATCCTCGTCGAACTGATCGACAATGATCGCGTCATCGGCGGCATCACACCGCGCTGCGCCCGCAAGGCGCTCGGCTTCTACCGTCGCTTCGTGCGCGGTGCCTGCGTCACCACCACGTCGCGAGCGGCGGAAATGACCAAGCTGACCGAGAACGCCTTTCGCGACGTCAACATCGCCTTCGCCAACGAACTCAGCCGCGTCGCCGATACGATGGACGTCGATGTCTGGGATGTGATCCGTCTCGCCAATCGCCACCCGCGCGTCAACATCCTGTCGCCCGGCCCCGGCGTCGGCGGGCATTGCATCGCGGTCGATCCGTGGTTCCTGGTCCATGCCGATCGCGACAACACGCCACTGATCCGCACCGCGCGGGAAGTGAACGACGCGAAGTGCGATTATACCGTAGATCGCGCCGCGGACCTCATCGCGGCCAATCCGAACCTGCCGGTCGCCTGCCTCGGCCTCGCGTTCAAGGCGAACATCGACGATTTCCGGGAAAGCCCCGCGCTGAAGGTCGCGACCGAACTCGCGCGCCGATTCGGTGATCGTATCCATGTCGTCGAACCGTATGCGGCGGCGTTGCCGAGCGAATTCGACGGTACCGGAGCGAAACTGACCGATATCGATACCGCGATCGAAAGCTGCGGCATCATGATCGTGCTGGTCGATCACGACGTGTTCAAATCGGTTCCGGTCGACGAACGTGCGGACAAACTCGTCTACGACACGCGTGGCATCTGGCCGGATCAACCACGGTCAGTGGTCCGACCGGAACCGCTACGGCTCGTCGTCTGA
- the wecB gene encoding non-hydrolyzing UDP-N-acetylglucosamine 2-epimerase encodes MTAPAPRKILVVFGTRPEAIKLFPVVAALKATPGLDVRTCVTAQHRGLLDQVLSIAGLTPDVDLDIMEPGQSLDRLTARLLTALGEVMDREKPDRVIVQGDTATAMVGALTAYYRKIPVSHVEAGLRSGNIYQPWPEEVNRRIVAPIADQHFAPTETSADALKRENIDPSTIHVTGNTVIDALYATQAKLAADPTLAAGLDDIAARFADKSIILVTTHRRENFGDGMANIARAIQQIADRPDTAILFPVHPNPNVVSVMDEMLGDRPNVARVDPLDYPHFVRALGLCHIALTDSGGVQEEAPALGKPVLVMRETTERPEGVTAGTAKLIGTDSARIVTEISTLLDDTDAYSAMARAHNPFGDGHASARIAGVIADGFGC; translated from the coding sequence ATGACCGCCCCCGCACCCCGCAAAATCCTCGTCGTCTTCGGCACCCGTCCGGAAGCGATCAAGCTTTTCCCCGTCGTCGCTGCGCTGAAGGCAACGCCCGGCCTCGACGTGCGCACCTGCGTCACCGCTCAGCATCGCGGGTTGCTCGATCAGGTGCTGTCCATCGCCGGCCTGACGCCCGACGTGGATCTCGACATCATGGAGCCGGGCCAGAGCCTCGACCGCCTCACCGCCCGACTCCTGACGGCACTTGGCGAGGTGATGGACAGGGAAAAGCCGGATCGCGTCATCGTGCAGGGCGACACGGCGACCGCTATGGTCGGCGCACTGACGGCCTATTACCGCAAGATCCCGGTCAGCCATGTCGAGGCGGGGCTTCGGTCCGGCAACATATACCAGCCCTGGCCGGAGGAAGTGAACCGCCGCATCGTCGCGCCGATTGCGGACCAGCATTTCGCCCCGACCGAAACCTCCGCGGATGCCCTGAAGCGCGAGAATATCGATCCGTCGACTATCCACGTCACGGGAAACACGGTGATCGACGCATTGTACGCGACCCAGGCCAAGCTCGCCGCCGATCCGACACTTGCCGCAGGCCTGGACGATATCGCGGCGCGCTTCGCCGACAAAAGCATCATCCTCGTAACCACGCATCGGCGTGAAAATTTCGGCGACGGCATGGCCAATATCGCTCGCGCGATCCAGCAGATCGCCGATCGCCCCGATACCGCGATCCTGTTCCCCGTCCATCCCAACCCCAATGTGGTGTCCGTAATGGACGAAATGCTCGGCGACCGCCCCAACGTCGCCCGCGTCGATCCGCTCGATTACCCGCATTTCGTCCGCGCGCTCGGCCTGTGCCACATCGCATTGACCGATTCCGGCGGCGTGCAGGAGGAAGCACCCGCGCTCGGCAAGCCGGTTCTCGTCATGCGTGAGACGACGGAAAGGCCGGAAGGCGTGACCGCGGGCACCGCGAAGCTGATCGGTACCGATTCCGCCCGCATCGTTACCGAAATTTCAACTCTCCTGGACGATACGGATGCCTATTCGGCCATGGCCCGCGCCCACAATCCGTTCGGCGACGGCCATGCGTCCGCAAGAATTGCAGGGGTGATTGCCGATGGTTTCGGATGCTGA
- a CDS encoding HesA/MoeB/ThiF family protein, with amino-acid sequence MILSSTELERYARHIVLQDIGGSGQTRLKAARVVVIGAGGIGSPAIQYLAAAGVGRLVLIDDDVVDLSNLQRQTIFGTDDLGQRKVAAAAIAVSRLNPNVDVEMNAVRIDATNAADLIAGADVVLDGCDNFATRLAVADAAHAGRIPLVSAAVGQFEGQLATFRGWEKDKPCYRCFVGNDPDRADASCADQGVLGAMTGVLGSLAALETIRAITGFGDDVAGKLLLIDALAFRFRTITLPKDPGCSCR; translated from the coding sequence ATGATCCTCTCCAGCACAGAACTCGAGCGCTATGCGCGTCACATCGTGTTGCAGGATATCGGCGGCAGCGGACAGACGCGCCTGAAGGCCGCGCGGGTGGTGGTGATCGGAGCCGGCGGCATCGGCAGCCCGGCGATCCAGTATCTTGCCGCCGCGGGAGTCGGCCGTCTCGTGCTGATCGACGACGATGTGGTCGATCTCTCCAATCTCCAGCGCCAGACGATCTTCGGCACGGACGATCTCGGCCAGCGCAAGGTCGCCGCCGCCGCGATCGCCGTCAGCCGGCTCAACCCCAATGTCGATGTCGAGATGAATGCCGTCCGCATCGACGCGACCAATGCCGCCGATCTGATCGCCGGGGCCGACGTCGTGCTCGACGGCTGTGATAACTTCGCCACCCGGCTCGCGGTCGCGGACGCCGCGCACGCCGGGCGAATCCCTTTGGTCTCCGCCGCGGTCGGACAGTTCGAAGGCCAGCTCGCCACATTTCGCGGCTGGGAAAAGGACAAACCCTGCTACCGTTGCTTTGTCGGCAACGATCCCGACCGTGCCGATGCAAGCTGCGCGGATCAGGGCGTACTCGGCGCGATGACCGGCGTGCTCGGCAGCCTCGCCGCGCTGGAAACGATCCGCGCGATCACCGGCTTCGGGGACGACGTCGCCGGCAAGCTGCTGCTCATCGACGCCCTCGCCTTCCGCTTCCGCACGATTACCTTGCCCAAGGACCCCGGCTGCTCGTGCCGATAA
- the dut gene encoding dUTP diphosphatase, whose translation MTSPIAIAIKRLPHGAGLPHPAYATDGAAGMDVVAAEDMTLAPGQRAAIATGFAVAIPAGYEIQVRPRSGLALKFGITCLNSPGTIDSDYRGEIKVILANLGQEPFAVVRGERIAQLVPAPVQRATLDEVESLDDTARGHGGFGSTGR comes from the coding sequence ATGACATCGCCGATCGCCATCGCCATCAAACGCCTGCCGCATGGCGCGGGCCTCCCCCATCCCGCTTATGCCACTGATGGCGCGGCTGGAATGGACGTCGTCGCCGCCGAAGACATGACCCTCGCCCCCGGCCAGCGTGCCGCGATCGCAACCGGCTTCGCCGTCGCGATACCCGCCGGCTACGAGATCCAGGTCCGCCCCCGTTCCGGTCTCGCGCTTAAATTCGGCATCACCTGCCTCAACTCGCCCGGCACGATCGACAGCGATTATCGCGGGGAGATCAAAGTCATACTCGCGAACCTCGGGCAGGAACCGTTCGCCGTCGTGCGTGGCGAGCGTATCGCCCAACTCGTTCCCGCCCCGGTCCAGCGCGCAACGTTGGACGAGGTCGAATCGCTCGACGATACCGCCCGCGGACACGGAGGATTTGGGTCTACGGGCCGATGA
- a CDS encoding CsbD family protein encodes MGELTDKIKGNVNEAVGKVKEQSADPATRDDGARQETRGKGEQLKGNLKGMLGDDI; translated from the coding sequence ATGGGCGAGCTGACCGACAAGATCAAAGGCAACGTCAACGAAGCCGTTGGCAAGGTGAAAGAGCAAAGCGCCGATCCGGCGACCCGCGACGACGGCGCGAGGCAGGAGACGCGCGGCAAGGGCGAGCAGCTGAAAGGCAATTTGAAGGGGATGCTTGGCGACGATATCTGA
- a CDS encoding thiamine pyrophosphate-binding protein yields MTEKRTGGRILVDQLVSQGCDRIFTVPGESFLAVLDALHDTPEIDLVVCRQEGGVGFMACADGALTGRPGIAFVTRGPGATNASIGVHVARQDSQPMILFIGDVDRGTKDREAFQEIDFAAMFGPLCKWAAKINDARRIPEYVARAYATAMNGRPGPVVLALPEDMLLEAVEAIDRPRVARVEQDALVEAASTANDMLKAAKRPVAIIGGAGWSPHTAAAVEAFGASSGVPLAAAFRRQDAIANACSAYAGNLGYGPNPKLVARIRDADLLIVLGARLGEATTDGYTLITPDHPGQSLIHVHPDPEELNSTFRADLAICADVERFANLMELLGAEDTPIPAGAEAHADYLEWSTPAPRDLALDLGPCVAAMREKLPADSIICNGAGNYSGWWHRYWHYASQPSQLAPTAGAMGYGVPAATAAALRFPDRMVVALAGDGCFLMNGQEIATAVAHGANMLVLVVDNGWYGTIRMHQEREFPGRVTGTRLHNPDFAALARAYGCWAETIESTAQFEPALDRAMTQTGVRLLHLKTDVEAITAGTTLSEVRGD; encoded by the coding sequence ATGACCGAAAAACGTACCGGCGGCCGCATCCTGGTCGATCAGCTCGTCTCGCAGGGTTGCGATCGTATCTTCACCGTTCCCGGCGAAAGCTTCCTCGCGGTGCTGGACGCCCTGCACGACACGCCGGAAATCGATCTCGTCGTCTGCCGGCAGGAAGGCGGCGTCGGGTTCATGGCATGCGCGGACGGCGCCTTGACGGGCCGTCCCGGCATCGCCTTCGTCACGCGCGGTCCCGGCGCGACCAACGCCTCGATCGGCGTCCATGTCGCGCGTCAGGACAGTCAACCGATGATCCTGTTCATCGGCGACGTCGATCGCGGCACGAAGGACCGCGAGGCATTCCAGGAAATCGATTTCGCAGCGATGTTCGGGCCGCTATGCAAATGGGCGGCGAAGATCAACGATGCGCGCCGCATTCCCGAATATGTCGCGCGGGCCTATGCCACCGCGATGAACGGACGGCCCGGCCCGGTCGTGCTCGCCTTGCCGGAGGACATGCTGCTCGAAGCGGTCGAGGCGATCGACCGCCCCCGCGTTGCTCGTGTCGAACAGGACGCTTTGGTCGAAGCGGCCAGCACCGCGAACGATATGTTGAAGGCGGCGAAGCGCCCAGTCGCGATCATCGGCGGCGCAGGATGGTCGCCGCACACCGCCGCTGCGGTCGAGGCGTTCGGTGCCTCGTCAGGCGTCCCTCTGGCGGCAGCGTTCCGGCGTCAGGATGCGATTGCGAACGCTTGCTCCGCCTATGCCGGCAATCTCGGTTACGGTCCCAATCCGAAGCTCGTCGCGCGTATCCGGGACGCCGACCTGTTGATCGTGCTTGGTGCGCGCCTCGGGGAAGCGACGACCGATGGCTATACCTTGATAACGCCCGACCATCCCGGTCAGTCGCTGATCCACGTCCATCCCGACCCGGAGGAACTGAACAGCACGTTCCGCGCCGATCTTGCCATCTGTGCCGATGTCGAACGGTTCGCGAATCTGATGGAGTTGCTCGGTGCCGAGGACACGCCGATCCCGGCGGGTGCTGAGGCGCATGCCGACTATCTCGAATGGTCCACGCCCGCCCCGCGCGATCTTGCGCTCGATCTTGGCCCCTGCGTCGCAGCGATGCGCGAAAAGCTCCCTGCCGACAGCATCATCTGCAACGGCGCCGGAAATTATTCGGGCTGGTGGCACCGGTATTGGCACTACGCCAGCCAACCTAGCCAGCTGGCTCCGACCGCCGGAGCGATGGGCTATGGGGTGCCCGCCGCCACGGCCGCAGCCTTGCGCTTTCCCGACCGCATGGTCGTGGCGCTCGCAGGGGACGGCTGCTTCCTGATGAACGGTCAGGAAATCGCCACCGCCGTCGCCCACGGTGCGAACATGCTCGTACTTGTCGTAGACAATGGCTGGTACGGCACGATCCGCATGCATCAGGAACGCGAATTCCCCGGACGCGTCACTGGCACCCGCCTGCACAATCCGGACTTCGCCGCGCTCGCAAGGGCTTACGGCTGCTGGGCCGAGACGATCGAAAGCACGGCGCAGTTCGAACCGGCACTCGACCGGGCGATGACTCAAACCGGTGTCCGGCTGCTCCACCTCAAGACGGATGTGGAGGCGATCACCGCCGGAACCACGCTCAGCGAGGTTCGCGGCGACTAA
- the grxD gene encoding Grx4 family monothiol glutaredoxin — protein sequence MTDDTQARIADLVAKNDVLLFMKGSPLFPQCGFSSRAIAILNHLNAEFDSVDVLQDQGIRQGIKEFSDWPTIPQLYVKGEFVGGSDIMMEMYRSGELAKLFEDEGVVRAA from the coding sequence ATGACTGACGATACACAGGCCCGCATTGCCGATCTGGTCGCGAAGAACGACGTCTTGCTGTTCATGAAGGGCAGCCCGCTTTTCCCGCAATGTGGTTTCAGCAGCCGCGCGATCGCCATCCTTAACCACCTCAACGCCGAATTCGATAGCGTCGATGTGTTGCAGGATCAGGGCATCCGTCAGGGGATCAAGGAATTCTCCGACTGGCCGACCATTCCGCAGCTGTACGTGAAGGGCGAATTCGTCGGCGGTTCGGACATCATGATGGAAATGTACAGATCGGGCGAACTCGCCAAGCTGTTCGAAGACGAAGGCGTCGTCCGCGCCGCGTAA
- a CDS encoding BolA family protein, producing MAMAADEIEALIVGGIPGARVEITDLAGDGDHYAARVVSESFRGLPRIKQHQAVYAALGGRMGGVLHALQLTTAVPE from the coding sequence ATGGCGATGGCAGCGGACGAGATCGAGGCGTTGATCGTCGGCGGCATTCCCGGCGCGCGCGTCGAGATCACCGATCTGGCGGGCGATGGCGATCATTACGCCGCCCGTGTCGTATCCGAAAGTTTCCGCGGGCTTCCCCGTATCAAGCAGCACCAGGCGGTCTATGCGGCCTTGGGGGGCCGGATGGGCGGCGTGCTGCACGCCCTGCAATTGACCACTGCCGTACCCGAGTAA
- a CDS encoding DUF1476 domain-containing protein: MTTFDDRERAFETKYARDEEMQFRVTVRRNRLLGQWAAEKMKLTAEETDAYAKAVVQADFEEAGDEDVIRKLVSDLTAAGVEVDESVVRRAIEDHTVEARRQLMQAE; this comes from the coding sequence ATGACCACGTTCGACGACCGCGAGCGCGCATTCGAAACCAAATATGCCCGTGACGAGGAAATGCAGTTCCGCGTCACCGTGCGTCGTAACCGGTTGCTCGGGCAATGGGCCGCCGAGAAGATGAAGCTGACCGCCGAAGAGACAGACGCCTATGCGAAGGCCGTCGTTCAGGCCGATTTCGAAGAAGCCGGTGACGAGGACGTGATCCGCAAGCTGGTCAGCGATCTGACTGCCGCCGGCGTAGAGGTCGACGAAAGCGTCGTCCGTCGCGCGATCGAGGATCATACGGTCGAGGCGCGCCGTCAGTTGATGCAGGCGGAATAA
- a CDS encoding NADPH:quinone oxidoreductase family protein — protein sequence MRALLSTAPGGPETLVMDELPDPVAGPGQVVVAVKACSINYPDVLIIEDKYQFKPARPFAPGGEIAGLVESVGDGVTEWQIGDRVIGMVGHGGLVEKVVVDASKLYALPEGRSFAEGAALILTYGTTIHALLDRGHITEGQTLLVLGAAGGVGLAAIELGKAFGARVVAAVSSDEKAAVAKDGGADETIVYARAPFDRDQSKALAEQFKAAGGKAGYDVIYDPVGGDYAEPALRSIGWEGRYLVVGFPAGIPKLPLNLTLLKSCDVCGVFWGAFAARDPKANAAHVARLFDLWKDGKIAPRVTETFAFEDGGKAIAKMAARAAIGKLVVEVG from the coding sequence ATGCGAGCACTTCTGTCGACAGCGCCGGGCGGACCTGAAACACTAGTGATGGACGAACTGCCCGATCCGGTCGCCGGTCCGGGTCAGGTCGTGGTGGCCGTGAAGGCCTGTTCGATCAACTATCCCGACGTCCTGATCATCGAGGACAAGTACCAGTTCAAACCGGCGCGCCCGTTCGCACCCGGCGGTGAAATCGCCGGCCTGGTCGAAAGCGTCGGCGACGGCGTGACCGAATGGCAAATCGGTGACCGCGTGATCGGCATGGTCGGTCATGGCGGGCTGGTCGAAAAGGTCGTGGTCGATGCGTCCAAGCTGTATGCGCTGCCCGAAGGCCGAAGCTTCGCCGAGGGCGCGGCCCTGATCCTGACGTACGGCACGACGATCCACGCCTTGCTCGATCGCGGTCACATCACTGAGGGACAGACGCTGCTCGTGCTCGGTGCGGCGGGCGGCGTCGGGCTTGCCGCGATCGAACTCGGCAAGGCGTTCGGCGCGCGCGTCGTGGCGGCCGTCTCGTCGGACGAAAAGGCGGCGGTCGCGAAGGACGGCGGCGCCGACGAAACCATCGTCTACGCCCGCGCGCCGTTCGACCGTGATCAGTCCAAGGCGCTCGCCGAACAGTTCAAGGCGGCTGGCGGCAAGGCGGGCTATGACGTGATCTACGATCCGGTGGGCGGCGACTATGCCGAACCCGCGCTCCGCTCGATCGGCTGGGAAGGCCGCTATCTGGTCGTCGGCTTCCCTGCCGGCATCCCGAAGCTGCCGCTCAACCTGACCCTGCTGAAGTCCTGCGACGTCTGCGGCGTGTTCTGGGGCGCGTTCGCCGCGCGCGATCCGAAGGCGAATGCTGCGCATGTCGCACGCCTGTTCGACCTGTGGAAAGACGGCAAGATCGCGCCGCGCGTCACCGAAACCTTCGCGTTCGAGGATGGCGGCAAGGCGATCGCCAAGATGGCCGCCCGCGCCGCGATCGGGAAACTCGTGGTCGAAGTCGGCTGA
- the leuD gene encoding 3-isopropylmalate dehydratase small subunit, giving the protein MNPVKQVSGRAYPWGAKNIDTDVIIPAHWLKTITRSGLGKGAFETVRAVEGNIFDDPRYAGAPILIAGDNFGCGSSREHAAWALADMGIVAVLAPSFSDIFSGNAFKNGIIPVVLPQEAIDRLVEVAQTDTVTVDLETMTVTTPYQDRFTFELDAFRRQCLMEGLDEIGLTLARDTQISKYEAGVNEHRPWMSGERAHASTSVDSAGRT; this is encoded by the coding sequence ATGAACCCCGTCAAACAGGTTTCCGGCCGCGCCTATCCGTGGGGCGCGAAGAATATCGACACGGACGTGATCATCCCGGCGCATTGGCTGAAGACGATCACCCGCTCCGGCCTCGGCAAGGGCGCGTTCGAAACGGTTCGCGCGGTCGAGGGGAATATCTTCGACGATCCGCGTTATGCCGGCGCACCGATCCTGATCGCGGGCGACAATTTCGGTTGCGGGTCCAGCCGTGAACACGCCGCCTGGGCGCTGGCCGACATGGGTATCGTCGCGGTGCTGGCGCCCAGTTTCTCGGATATCTTTTCCGGTAACGCGTTCAAGAACGGAATCATTCCGGTCGTCCTGCCGCAAGAGGCGATCGATCGACTGGTCGAGGTCGCGCAGACCGATACGGTCACCGTCGATCTCGAGACGATGACCGTCACCACCCCCTATCAGGATCGCTTCACCTTCGAACTCGATGCCTTCCGTCGCCAGTGCCTCATGGAAGGGCTGGACGAGATCGGCCTGACGCTGGCAAGGGATACCCAGATTTCGAAATACGAAGCCGGGGTAAACGAACACCGGCCGTGGATGAGCGGAGAACGGGCACATGCGAGCACTTCTGTCGACAGCGCCGGGCGGACCTGA